A single Desulfitobacterium chlororespirans DSM 11544 DNA region contains:
- a CDS encoding P-loop NTPase, with the protein MKIAISGKGGVGKTTFAANLAHYLSERGMRVLAVDADPDASLGTVLGIAEDDLNRLRPIVDMKELIEQRMGGSGAFYPLNPQVDDILDDYSVQVGPIRFFRMGNVKGGGTACYCKENSFLHALVNSLILSEQDTVILDMGAGIEQLTRGTAQGVDVLVIVTEASTVSAHTVRVIQKLAQELGIPKVSVIGNKIRSTKDEDFLKAQFTEDELLGLIPFSEELLDMSIHTDNSSFPKGAPGSQLESVYRKLMEGRDI; encoded by the coding sequence ATGAAGATTGCGATTTCAGGCAAAGGCGGGGTCGGCAAGACAACATTTGCAGCTAATTTGGCGCATTATTTGTCCGAACGGGGGATGAGAGTCCTGGCGGTTGATGCGGATCCGGACGCCAGCTTAGGAACGGTCTTAGGTATTGCGGAGGACGATTTGAACCGTTTACGCCCCATTGTTGACATGAAAGAGCTCATCGAACAACGCATGGGCGGAAGCGGTGCCTTTTATCCTTTGAACCCCCAAGTGGATGACATTTTGGATGATTACTCCGTTCAAGTGGGTCCCATCCGCTTTTTCCGCATGGGCAATGTCAAAGGGGGAGGTACAGCCTGCTATTGCAAAGAGAACAGTTTTTTGCATGCTTTGGTCAACTCCTTAATTCTCTCTGAACAGGATACCGTCATTTTGGATATGGGTGCCGGCATCGAACAGCTTACCCGAGGAACTGCCCAGGGAGTTGATGTTTTAGTCATTGTCACAGAAGCCAGTACAGTGAGCGCTCATACTGTCCGGGTCATTCAGAAGCTTGCCCAGGAATTGGGGATTCCTAAAGTCTCTGTCATCGGCAACAAAATCCGCTCCACCAAAGACGAGGATTTTCTCAAAGCACAATTTACGGAAGATGAGTTGCTCGGCTTGATTCCTTTTAGCGAGGAATTACTCGATATGTCTATTCATACGGATAATTCTTCTTTTCCCAAGGGTGCTCCAGGTTCCCAATTAGAATCTGTCTATAGAAAACTAATGGAGGGGAGGGACATCTAA
- a CDS encoding GNAT family N-acetyltransferase gives MLQGKKTFLRPLELDDIPIFYQWYNDQNLNYWANAAWPLSTMLSEEEIEERFFTPQKEVGRYLILNEEQKPIGTVGYRDVNLPARSAVLFIIIGESDYWNRGYGTDALKVLIDYLFYQWNFHRLSLDLWDGNLRALKAYEKLGFKVEGRLRQARFVLGEYRDAILMGLLRDEYLEHHPPHPPQRI, from the coding sequence ATGTTGCAGGGAAAAAAGACCTTTCTCCGTCCGCTGGAGCTTGATGATATCCCCATTTTTTATCAATGGTATAACGACCAAAACCTTAATTATTGGGCGAATGCCGCCTGGCCTTTGAGCACAATGCTTAGTGAAGAGGAAATCGAAGAACGCTTTTTTACCCCCCAGAAAGAGGTTGGCCGCTATCTCATTCTCAATGAAGAGCAAAAGCCCATCGGAACCGTAGGTTATCGGGATGTCAATCTTCCCGCCCGCTCGGCGGTACTGTTCATCATTATCGGCGAAAGTGATTATTGGAACCGGGGCTATGGCACGGACGCTTTAAAAGTACTGATCGACTATCTTTTCTATCAGTGGAATTTTCATCGCCTGAGCCTTGACTTATGGGACGGGAATCTGCGTGCTTTAAAAGCCTATGAGAAACTGGGCTTTAAGGTTGAAGGCAGATTAAGACAGGCGCGCTTTGTCTTAGGTGAGTATCGCGATGCGATCCTCATGGGCCTGCTGCGGGATGAATATCTGGAGCACCATCCCCCTCATCCTCCCCAAAGGATCTAA
- a CDS encoding DegV family protein, which produces MKKTAIIMDSTGYLTSDIIEEHDIRVVTLNVNIGDETFPEIDLTNRDFFAKLGQLSGSSTTSQPSVGAFIEVYKAVLAEGYDEIISIHLSEKISGTYASAIMAKDLLENPHIHIFDSGSSALGLGLLTWAAADWAGEGLDAQEILGKLETLRPLCELYFIVDTLEYLHRGGRIGGASALFGTLLQIKPILYFNTEGIIDVFDKVRSKNRALQRVYKELERALASHKPHRIAVMHVDAEAEAASIAEELSQKYQGQDIRIFEAGPVIATHVGPGAVGLVFHPWPH; this is translated from the coding sequence TTGAAAAAAACCGCAATCATTATGGATTCCACGGGATATTTAACAAGTGATATAATTGAGGAACATGATATTCGTGTCGTCACCCTGAATGTGAATATTGGTGATGAAACATTTCCGGAAATCGATTTAACCAACAGAGATTTCTTTGCTAAACTGGGGCAGCTCTCCGGTTCCTCAACGACCTCCCAGCCTTCGGTAGGCGCCTTTATAGAAGTCTACAAAGCAGTGCTGGCTGAAGGCTATGACGAGATTATAAGTATTCACCTGTCCGAAAAGATCAGCGGTACTTATGCCTCAGCCATCATGGCCAAAGATTTGCTGGAAAACCCGCATATCCATATTTTTGATTCAGGTTCTTCAGCCTTAGGATTAGGCTTGCTGACCTGGGCGGCTGCTGATTGGGCCGGGGAAGGGCTTGATGCCCAGGAGATTTTGGGAAAACTGGAAACATTGCGCCCCCTCTGTGAGCTTTATTTCATTGTCGACACATTGGAATACCTGCACCGGGGAGGGAGAATTGGCGGGGCTTCAGCCCTTTTCGGCACCTTGCTGCAAATAAAGCCTATTCTCTATTTTAATACTGAAGGTATTATTGATGTCTTTGATAAAGTTCGTTCAAAAAACAGGGCCTTGCAAAGAGTTTATAAAGAGCTGGAACGAGCCTTAGCTTCACATAAGCCCCACCGGATTGCGGTGATGCATGTTGACGCCGAGGCTGAAGCGGCCAGCATAGCCGAAGAACTGTCCCAGAAATACCAGGGTCAGGATATTCGGATTTTTGAGGCAGGTCCTGTTATTGCTACTCATGTAGGCCCGGGGGCAGTCGGCCTGGTTTTTCACCCCTGGCCGCACTGA
- the ribD gene encoding bifunctional diaminohydroxyphosphoribosylaminopyrimidine deaminase/5-amino-6-(5-phosphoribosylamino)uracil reductase RibD — MGNGGDHMELDNHYMSRALELAALAMGRTSPNPLVGCVIVNDGAIVGEGYHQKAGTPHAEVHALQAAGEHARGATAYVTLEPCSHFGKTPPCADALIKAGIQRVVVAMVDPNPLVGGQGIARLREAGIQVDVGLKEKEARTLNKGFLKAIQTGLPFVLYKSALTLDGKIATESGDSQWVTNEASRAYVHRLRDRFDVIMVGSETVRQDNPALNCRIGEGRDPVRLIVDGALKIPLQAAVLASSCTAPCLIATTASAPLDKLEALQALENVEVWQYDSPRYVPLKDLLGDLVKRGWNSVLLEGGGGLAGSLLREQLIDEVEFIYAPKLIGGRGPSPLTGLELPLMAQAIPLEFLEIDGGTGDLRVRAKVNYAD, encoded by the coding sequence ATGGGAAACGGCGGCGATCACATGGAACTTGACAATCATTACATGTCCCGGGCTCTGGAATTGGCAGCCCTGGCTATGGGCAGGACCAGCCCGAATCCCCTCGTAGGATGTGTCATCGTTAACGATGGCGCTATTGTCGGTGAAGGCTATCATCAAAAAGCCGGCACTCCCCATGCTGAAGTTCACGCTCTGCAGGCGGCCGGAGAACATGCCCGGGGAGCCACGGCCTATGTCACTTTAGAGCCTTGTTCTCATTTCGGGAAAACCCCTCCCTGTGCCGACGCACTGATTAAGGCGGGAATCCAACGCGTCGTCGTGGCTATGGTGGATCCCAATCCCTTAGTGGGCGGACAAGGAATCGCCCGCTTGCGGGAAGCCGGCATCCAGGTTGATGTGGGGCTTAAAGAAAAGGAAGCCAGGACCTTAAACAAGGGCTTTCTAAAGGCTATACAAACCGGCCTTCCCTTTGTCCTCTACAAATCGGCTTTAACCCTTGATGGTAAAATAGCGACGGAGTCGGGAGATTCCCAATGGGTTACCAATGAAGCCTCCCGTGCCTATGTCCACCGGCTGCGCGATCGCTTCGATGTGATTATGGTGGGCAGTGAAACCGTGCGCCAGGATAATCCTGCTTTGAATTGCCGGATTGGCGAAGGCCGGGACCCGGTGCGCCTGATCGTGGATGGAGCATTGAAAATTCCTCTGCAAGCCGCCGTACTTGCCTCCTCCTGCACGGCCCCCTGTCTCATCGCAACCACGGCTTCCGCTCCTTTGGATAAACTGGAAGCCTTGCAAGCTCTGGAGAATGTAGAGGTTTGGCAGTATGATTCACCCCGTTATGTTCCTTTAAAAGACCTGCTGGGGGATTTAGTCAAACGAGGTTGGAACTCCGTATTGCTGGAGGGCGGCGGTGGGCTGGCCGGCTCCCTGCTCCGCGAACAGCTTATCGATGAGGTGGAGTTTATCTATGCGCCCAAACTCATCGGCGGCAGAGGCCCTTCCCCTCTGACCGGGCTTGAGCTTCCTTTGATGGCACAGGCGATTCCTTTGGAATTCCTGGAGATCGACGGAGGAACCGGAGATCTTCGGGTCCGGGCCAAAGTAAATTATGCCGATTAA
- a CDS encoding ABC transporter ATP-binding protein: MIKFENVSKKYDDGTEAVKSLNFEINSGELMVLIGPSGCGKTTTMKMINRLIPHTGGKIIIDGQDINSIDPVPLRRNIGYVIQQVGLFPHYTIENNIALIPRLKKWPESKLKERVTYLMDVVGLDSGVFAKRYPKELSGGQQQRVGVARALAANPDIILMDEPFGALDPMTREQLQDELLRIQSEMHKTIVFVTHDMDEALKLGDRIAVLRDGELLQLDTPDQLLSNPAHGFVEEFIGKNRIYQNPDYISITDIMRDNPAIILPSKTPVVAISFMRQRKTDTLIVCDEKGKLLGIIPSYELHAKKETIQTLAEIVQPVDKVLANTATAKDALQMINTAAYGIIPVVNELQKVVGAVTRGSLLSFFANQWSGEREDADEK, translated from the coding sequence ATGATCAAATTCGAAAATGTCAGTAAAAAATACGATGATGGTACTGAAGCCGTGAAGTCACTTAATTTCGAGATAAACAGCGGCGAATTAATGGTACTCATCGGCCCCAGCGGCTGCGGAAAGACAACGACGATGAAAATGATTAACCGACTGATTCCTCATACAGGCGGAAAAATCATCATTGACGGGCAGGATATCAACAGCATTGACCCGGTGCCTCTCCGTCGCAATATCGGCTATGTCATTCAGCAGGTAGGTTTGTTTCCGCACTATACCATTGAAAATAACATAGCTCTGATACCGAGGTTGAAAAAATGGCCGGAGTCCAAGCTCAAAGAACGCGTTACCTATCTGATGGATGTGGTCGGGCTGGATTCCGGGGTATTTGCTAAACGCTATCCCAAGGAGCTTTCCGGTGGGCAGCAGCAGCGGGTGGGAGTGGCCAGAGCCCTGGCTGCCAATCCCGATATTATTCTCATGGATGAGCCGTTTGGGGCACTGGATCCCATGACTCGGGAGCAGCTTCAGGATGAACTGCTGCGCATTCAGTCGGAAATGCATAAGACCATTGTTTTTGTCACCCATGACATGGATGAAGCCCTCAAGCTCGGCGATCGCATCGCTGTTTTACGGGATGGCGAACTGTTGCAGCTGGACACCCCCGACCAATTGCTGAGTAATCCTGCCCATGGCTTTGTTGAGGAATTTATCGGCAAGAACAGAATCTACCAAAATCCGGATTATATTTCTATTACCGATATCATGCGCGACAACCCGGCCATTATCCTCCCCTCCAAGACGCCGGTTGTCGCCATCAGCTTTATGCGCCAGCGCAAGACCGACACCCTGATTGTTTGCGACGAAAAAGGAAAGTTATTGGGAATTATACCTAGCTATGAATTGCATGCCAAAAAAGAAACGATTCAGACCTTAGCCGAAATCGTCCAACCGGTGGACAAGGTTCTCGCCAATACAGCCACAGCCAAGGATGCCTTGCAAATGATCAACACGGCTGCCTATGGCATTATACCTGTGGTCAATGAGCTGCAAAAAGTTGTCGGCGCAGTTACCCGCGGTTCATTGTTGAGTTTTTTTGCCAATCAGTGGTCCGGTGAAAGGGAGGATGCAGATGAGAAATGA
- a CDS encoding riboflavin synthase, protein MFTGIIEELGKVADLKVLPDSAQLTLEGTKVLEGTQIGDSIAVNGICLTVVKMQGNLFTVDVMAETLNKTNLKECSRGTRVNLERALQLSTRLGGHLVSGHVDGVGTIQKITPVGIARVFTIKAAPELLNYVLPKGSIAIDGISLTVVDLLPQAFTISLIPHTRQETTLGFKGVGDIVNLETDLIGKYVARFMEKKEAPPKDLSMSFLAENGFI, encoded by the coding sequence ATGTTTACCGGTATCATCGAAGAGTTAGGCAAGGTAGCGGATCTGAAGGTTCTCCCTGATTCCGCTCAATTGACTCTGGAAGGAACTAAAGTGCTTGAAGGCACCCAAATCGGAGACAGTATCGCCGTCAACGGTATCTGCCTCACGGTGGTGAAGATGCAGGGAAATTTATTTACCGTGGATGTCATGGCAGAAACTTTAAATAAAACCAATCTTAAAGAATGCAGCCGGGGAACGCGGGTCAACCTGGAGCGGGCTCTGCAGCTCTCCACCCGATTGGGCGGCCATCTGGTAAGCGGTCATGTGGACGGAGTGGGCACCATTCAAAAAATCACCCCGGTAGGAATTGCCCGGGTCTTTACCATCAAGGCCGCCCCGGAACTTTTAAACTATGTTTTGCCCAAAGGCTCCATCGCCATTGACGGCATTTCCCTTACCGTGGTGGATCTCCTCCCCCAGGCTTTTACCATATCTCTGATCCCCCATACCCGCCAGGAAACCACTTTGGGCTTTAAAGGCGTGGGTGATATAGTCAATCTGGAAACCGACCTGATCGGAAAGTATGTGGCACGGTTCATGGAGAAAAAAGAAGCCCCCCCAAAGGATTTATCCATGAGTTTCTTAGCCGAAAACGGCTTTATCTAG
- a CDS encoding ABC transporter permease — protein sequence MRNESLWTQIIFQLEMRWPDLISALLQHIELVLISMLIAISIGVPLGILITRVKALEGPVLGVAGILQTIPGLALLGFMIPLFGIGIKTAVAALFLYSLLPIIRNTFTGIKDVDKATIEAAKGMGMTDWQILVKVQLPLALSVMMAGIRTATVINVGTATLAAFIGAGGLGDFIFIGISRNLDALVLIGAFPAALLALLLDWLLGRLEKATTPRGLKV from the coding sequence ATGAGAAATGAGTCTTTATGGACCCAGATTATATTTCAGTTGGAAATGCGTTGGCCTGACTTAATATCGGCTTTGCTTCAGCACATTGAGCTTGTCCTCATTTCCATGCTGATTGCCATTAGCATTGGTGTTCCCCTCGGCATTCTGATTACTCGTGTTAAAGCCTTGGAAGGGCCTGTTCTGGGCGTAGCCGGTATTCTTCAGACTATTCCGGGTCTGGCTTTGCTGGGCTTTATGATTCCCCTTTTCGGGATCGGTATCAAAACAGCGGTGGCGGCCTTGTTCCTGTATTCCTTGTTACCCATTATCCGCAACACCTTTACCGGTATTAAAGATGTAGATAAAGCGACCATCGAAGCAGCTAAAGGCATGGGTATGACAGATTGGCAGATCCTTGTCAAAGTCCAGCTGCCTCTTGCCCTGAGTGTCATGATGGCCGGGATTCGCACCGCTACGGTCATCAATGTTGGTACAGCTACCCTGGCGGCTTTTATCGGTGCCGGCGGTCTGGGGGATTTCATCTTTATTGGTATATCCAGAAATCTGGATGCCCTGGTGCTGATTGGTGCTTTTCCGGCGGCGTTATTGGCCCTGCTGCTTGATTGGCTGCTGGGCAGGCTGGAAAAAGCAACCACACCAAGGGGGCTGAAGGTATAA
- the cooS gene encoding anaerobic carbon-monoxide dehydrogenase catalytic subunit gives MPRYRDLTHTSRPSNAPRVVEPKNPLRTTDPGTIEMLKVAQENKLETVFDRFVAQQPQCGFGYKGICCRICLAGPCRVKAEDGPASRGICGATAYTIVSRNLVRMIAGGAASHSEHARHVLHTAHELVEGKTKDYEIKSPEKLHKLAEKLGIETLNRDNMEILGDVTELAYEDFGRYKDRPAAFLDSFLIEQRHNKFLNTNIMPRNIDGTVTELMAQTAQGVDADPVNIIFGGLKGSLADLVGEYIGTNLSDVLFGIPEPIVSEANLGVIEEKMVNIAVHGHNPVLSEMVVGAARELKAEAQKAGAEGVNIVGICCTGNELLMREGVYLATSSASQEMAILTGVLDAMVVDIQCIYPSLTQLCDCYHTKMITTEAIMKVPGAQHLAFNSETAMEDAKKLVRIAIEAYKRRDPKKIALSKTRNSLVAGFSIEALTDIFGKINPERPFSVLTDAILSGQIKGVVQMAGCNNLKRQQDESHVAILKALVKNDVFVVATGCSAGAFAKMGLMNSEAVEEYAGEGLKSFIRQLEEANPQLSTKLPLVFHLGSCVDNSRGMDLVQAMAKELGVDTPKVPFAASAPEAMHEKAVAIGSYCVSMGIPTHVGTMPYLEGSDLIYGIATQIAHDVFGGNFIFEVDEKVAAQKILNALEYRTWKLRIHKQTAEKFDTAIAQGW, from the coding sequence ATGCCAAGATATCGGGATTTGACACACACCTCACGGCCTTCCAACGCGCCCCGTGTGGTGGAACCCAAAAATCCATTGCGCACAACAGATCCAGGCACCATAGAGATGCTGAAAGTTGCGCAGGAAAACAAACTTGAGACAGTATTTGATCGCTTTGTCGCCCAGCAGCCCCAATGCGGCTTCGGGTATAAAGGCATCTGCTGTCGTATTTGTCTTGCCGGACCCTGCCGGGTCAAAGCAGAGGATGGACCGGCCAGCAGAGGTATTTGCGGTGCAACCGCCTATACCATTGTCTCCAGAAACCTTGTTCGTATGATCGCAGGAGGAGCAGCGTCTCACTCCGAGCATGCCAGACATGTGCTGCACACTGCCCATGAACTTGTGGAAGGAAAGACTAAAGACTATGAAATCAAATCCCCGGAAAAACTTCATAAACTAGCCGAAAAACTGGGAATCGAGACGTTAAACAGAGATAATATGGAGATTCTTGGCGACGTAACCGAATTAGCTTATGAAGATTTCGGCAGATATAAAGATCGTCCGGCAGCATTCCTTGACTCTTTCCTAATTGAGCAGCGTCATAACAAGTTTTTAAATACGAATATTATGCCGCGTAATATTGATGGTACGGTAACGGAACTTATGGCGCAGACCGCTCAAGGGGTGGATGCTGATCCTGTTAATATAATTTTCGGTGGCCTAAAAGGCTCCCTCGCCGACTTAGTGGGAGAATATATCGGCACCAACCTCAGTGACGTTTTATTTGGGATTCCGGAGCCCATTGTTTCTGAAGCGAACCTGGGAGTTATTGAAGAGAAGATGGTCAATATCGCCGTTCATGGACATAACCCCGTTCTTTCCGAAATGGTGGTAGGGGCTGCCCGTGAGTTAAAGGCAGAAGCTCAAAAAGCAGGAGCAGAAGGGGTCAATATCGTCGGTATCTGTTGTACCGGTAATGAACTCTTGATGCGTGAAGGGGTCTATCTGGCCACATCATCCGCCTCTCAGGAAATGGCCATTTTGACCGGTGTCCTTGATGCGATGGTTGTTGACATTCAATGTATTTATCCATCCCTCACCCAATTGTGCGATTGCTACCATACCAAGATGATCACTACGGAAGCCATTATGAAGGTTCCCGGTGCGCAACATTTAGCGTTTAATTCAGAAACTGCCATGGAAGACGCTAAAAAATTAGTGAGAATAGCCATTGAAGCTTACAAGAGAAGAGATCCCAAAAAGATCGCTCTCTCCAAGACGCGCAACTCCCTTGTGGCAGGATTCAGTATCGAAGCCTTGACCGATATTTTCGGCAAGATCAATCCTGAGCGCCCCTTCTCCGTTCTGACCGATGCTATTCTGAGCGGACAGATCAAGGGTGTTGTTCAGATGGCCGGCTGCAACAACCTGAAACGTCAGCAGGATGAATCCCATGTCGCCATTCTTAAAGCGCTGGTGAAGAATGATGTCTTTGTTGTAGCGACAGGCTGCTCGGCCGGAGCCTTTGCCAAGATGGGCCTAATGAATTCAGAAGCGGTGGAAGAATATGCCGGAGAAGGCCTGAAGAGCTTTATCAGACAGCTTGAAGAAGCCAATCCTCAATTGTCCACTAAATTACCTTTGGTATTCCACCTCGGATCTTGTGTGGATAACAGCCGCGGTATGGATTTGGTTCAAGCTATGGCCAAAGAACTGGGTGTCGATACACCTAAGGTTCCCTTTGCTGCCTCTGCACCTGAAGCCATGCATGAAAAGGCGGTAGCGATCGGTTCCTACTGCGTTTCCATGGGTATTCCTACTCACGTAGGCACCATGCCTTACCTGGAGGGCAGTGATCTCATCTATGGCATTGCCACCCAAATTGCCCATGATGTCTTCGGCGGCAACTTTATTTTCGAAGTGGATGAGAAAGTAGCTGCCCAAAAAATCTTGAATGCACTTGAATACAGAACATGGAAGCTTAGAATCCATAAGCAAACCGCTGAAAAATTCGATACAGCCATTGCCCAAGGGTGGTAA
- a CDS encoding RNA polymerase sigma factor, translating to MNRISRSAEEIESVIREYSDMLYRICLVMLGSQQNAEDALQDTFVKYTSRAPVFTGAEHQKAWLIRVAANVCKDMRRFNFRHKHMNIERLSEFCKSEEDSGILEAVFSLPAQYRMVLFLHYVEGYDVGSIAHMADISPAAVKKRLQRGREKLKLKYTEEDFRYEKTPVKTSI from the coding sequence ATGAACCGCATATCCCGATCAGCGGAAGAAATCGAGAGCGTTATCAGAGAGTACAGCGATATGCTCTACAGAATCTGTTTGGTAATGCTTGGCTCACAGCAGAATGCTGAAGATGCTCTGCAGGATACTTTTGTGAAATATACTTCAAGGGCACCGGTTTTCACCGGGGCGGAACATCAGAAAGCCTGGCTGATCCGCGTGGCTGCAAATGTCTGCAAAGACATGCGCAGGTTTAATTTCCGTCATAAGCACATGAACATTGAGAGATTGTCGGAGTTCTGCAAATCTGAGGAGGACTCAGGTATATTGGAGGCAGTCTTCTCGCTGCCCGCACAGTACAGAATGGTTTTGTTTCTGCATTATGTCGAAGGCTATGATGTGGGCAGTATCGCGCATATGGCAGATATTTCGCCTGCAGCGGTGAAAAAACGTCTTCAGCGCGGCAGGGAAAAATTAAAGCTCAAATACACAGAGGAGGATTTCAGATATGAAAAAACACCAGTTAAGACAAGCATTTAG
- a CDS encoding DUF4367 domain-containing protein has translation MKKHQLRQAFSGMHITAELQQRLIENCTRSAAAEAKAKAYRLPRRWLALAASLTLFVACFSQTTYGSSFYEKFVGVVLGGHTYYLTGPVPANDVPDPSLTKDSSEENHTDSRRPGFTDLAEAQAYLDFELKLPTYLPEGYQLDRISLYTTNNDAISGEYADIFFTKGKRLIYLQTRLMNEKTSFATELGNMKLTEINGYSALQGRKNLDVDINGVMYMFSASKADVGADELIKMVESID, from the coding sequence ATGAAAAAACACCAGTTAAGACAAGCATTTAGCGGCATGCATATCACAGCTGAACTACAGCAGCGCCTGATTGAGAATTGCACCCGTTCAGCGGCTGCGGAAGCCAAAGCCAAAGCTTATCGGCTCCCCAGAAGATGGCTCGCTCTGGCAGCGTCACTGACCCTATTTGTGGCATGTTTCTCTCAAACCACATATGGAAGTTCGTTCTATGAGAAATTTGTCGGCGTGGTTTTGGGCGGGCACACATACTACTTAACCGGCCCGGTTCCGGCGAATGATGTTCCTGATCCCAGCTTAACGAAGGACTCAAGCGAAGAAAACCACACCGACAGCCGCCGCCCTGGGTTCACTGACTTGGCCGAAGCGCAAGCGTATCTCGACTTTGAACTGAAACTCCCTACCTACCTTCCCGAAGGCTATCAGCTTGACAGGATCAGCCTGTATACCACCAATAACGATGCTATCAGCGGAGAGTATGCCGACATTTTCTTTACCAAAGGCAAGCGGCTTATCTATCTCCAGACAAGGCTCATGAACGAAAAAACAAGCTTTGCAACGGAACTGGGCAATATGAAGCTGACCGAAATCAATGGATACAGTGCGCTGCAGGGAAGAAAGAATTTAGATGTTGATATCAATGGCGTGATGTATATGTTCAGCGCATCGAAAGCCGATGTAGGCGCCGATGAACTGATAAAGATGGTGGAATCAATCGACTGA
- a CDS encoding glycine betaine ABC transporter substrate-binding protein: MKKNLIMWSLVGALMLTLVGCRSAAKSGETITVGSKNFTENIIVAHMMADLVEAHTDLNVDRKVNLGGSNVAWTALENNDIQMYPDYSGTIVANYYQEATGTSGETLAKTLELTAEDNIKALGSLGFNNTYTLAVTKETAQKYNLKTYSDLVEVSDQLILGCEFEFKDRPDGYPGLQTTYNLNFKEVKGMDHGIMFRSLVEGEVDVVDAYATDGQIKVFDLVILEDDREFFPPYDCLPLIRQDTLDKYPELEEILNKLAGKINEADMQELNAKVDDKGMKEDVVAHDFLVSAGLIEE; this comes from the coding sequence ATGAAAAAGAACCTTATAATGTGGAGTTTGGTCGGTGCATTAATGCTTACTTTAGTGGGCTGCCGCAGTGCGGCAAAGAGTGGCGAAACCATCACGGTCGGCTCGAAAAACTTTACGGAGAACATTATTGTTGCTCATATGATGGCTGATCTGGTGGAAGCGCATACGGATCTAAACGTGGACAGAAAGGTTAATCTTGGCGGCTCCAATGTAGCCTGGACGGCTTTAGAGAACAATGACATCCAGATGTACCCTGATTATAGCGGAACCATCGTAGCCAACTATTATCAGGAAGCAACCGGAACATCGGGGGAAACTTTGGCCAAAACATTGGAGTTAACTGCTGAAGATAATATAAAAGCTTTGGGTTCGCTGGGTTTCAATAACACCTACACTTTAGCAGTGACTAAGGAGACAGCGCAAAAATATAACCTGAAGACTTACAGTGATTTGGTCGAAGTATCGGATCAATTGATTCTGGGCTGCGAATTTGAATTCAAAGATCGGCCGGATGGCTACCCAGGACTCCAAACGACTTACAATTTGAATTTCAAGGAAGTCAAAGGTATGGACCATGGCATCATGTTCCGCTCCCTGGTCGAGGGTGAGGTCGATGTGGTCGATGCTTATGCTACCGACGGCCAGATTAAAGTATTCGATTTGGTCATCCTGGAGGACGACCGGGAATTCTTTCCTCCCTATGATTGCCTGCCTTTAATCCGTCAGGACACCCTTGATAAATACCCGGAGCTGGAGGAGATTCTGAATAAGCTCGCCGGAAAAATCAATGAGGCGGACATGCAAGAACTAAATGCTAAAGTGGATGACAAGGGCATGAAAGAAGATGTTGTCGCTCATGACTTTCTGGTATCCGCAGGTTTAATAGAGGAATAA